One window from the genome of Salvelinus fontinalis isolate EN_2023a chromosome 3, ASM2944872v1, whole genome shotgun sequence encodes:
- the LOC129840028 gene encoding odorant receptor 131-2-like produces the protein MNFSVDGNVTHISLKVRDTFVTALTKNIIVVALWISINYINGTFVHTFFKHEIFNVNPRYILFIHLVINDMIQLTIAVFLHVISYILFTINVSLCSFLLMIAIFTTLNTPVNLATMALERYIAICIPLRHSQICTVHRTYILIGIIWIMAAIPILPDLFILLATEPLQFFHSKIFCSRDSLFRNPYLIEKKNISHAVYLTVVWFTLFYTYFRIMFTAKAANADAKKARNTILLHAVQLLMCMFTYIGPLIDSLLLYIFSSHALEIQFTSYVIVHILPRFISPIVYGLRDQTFRKYLKRYLICRVNEHLSSKCVPFKHHQPNEKVFIDHIAG, from the coding sequence ATGAATTTCTCAGTCGATGGCAACgtcacacacatctctctcaagGTCAGAGACACGTTTGTCACGGCTTTGACAAAGAACATTATTGTGGTGGCGCTGTggatctccatcaactacatcaatGGCACATTTGTCCACACCTTCTTCAAACACGAGATCTTCAATGTCAACCCTCGCTACATCCTCTTCATCCACCTGGTGATCAATGACATGATCCAATTGACCATTGCTGTCTTCCTGCATGTCATAAGCTACATCCTGTTCACAATCAATGTGTCTTTGTGCAGCTTTCTTTTGATGATCGCCATTTTTACCACTTTGAATACTCCTGTGAACCTGGCTACCATGGCCTTAGAGCGCTATATAGCTATATGTATACCGCTGCGCCATTCTCAGATATGTACAGTGCACAGGACCTACATTCTCATTGGCATCATTTGGATCATGGCCGCCATTCCAATTTTACCTGACCTTTTCATTCTCTTGGCCACAGAACCACTTCAGTTCTTCCACTCCAAAATATTCTGTAGTCGAGACTCACTTTTCCGCAACCCGTACCTGATAGAGAAGAAAAACATTTCCCACGCTGTGTATCTGACTGTTGTTTGGTTCACTCTTTTCTATACGTATTTCAGGATCATGTTCACTGCCAAGGCGGCTAATGCGGATGCCAAGAAGGCTCGCAACACCATCTTGCTTCATGCTGTACAGTTGTTAATGTGCATGTTCACCTACATAGGCCCTTTGATTGACAGCCTGCTGCTATATATATTTTCCTCACATGCGCTGGAGATCCAGTTTACTAGCTATGTAATTGTTCATATTTTGCCCAGGTTTATTAGTCCAATAGTTTATGGGCTTAGAGATCAGACCTTTCGTAAGTATCTGAAGAGGTACTTGATATGTAGGGTGAATGAGCATTTATCCTCAAAATGTGTCCCTTTCAAACACCACCAGCCAAATGAAAAGGTCTTTATAGATCACATAGCAGGATAA